A section of the Desertifilum tharense IPPAS B-1220 genome encodes:
- the ileS gene encoding isoleucine--tRNA ligase, with the protein MVEQPCISHRYWTVTAANNYKDTVNLPKTKFDMRANAAKREPELQKFWANHQIYETLSQNNPGEAFILHDGPPYANGSLHMGHALNKILKDIVNKYQLLQGRKGRYVPGWDCHGLPIELKVLQNMPAKEREGLTPLKLRQKARDFALKTVEEQREGFKRFGVWGDWDNPYLTLRPEYEAAQIAVFGQMVLKGYIYRGLKSVHWSPSSKTALAEAELEYPEGHTSQSIYAAFKMKKLSKAAAALKPYLETLWVAIWTTTPWTIPANLAVAVNPELEYAVVEADPDYEPANAKYLLVAAEAIERLSATLGTPLTVKAKIKGKDLEHSTYKHPLFDRESPIVIGGDYVTTESGTGLVHTAPGHGQEDFIVGQRYGLPVLSPVDENGDFTAEAGPFAGLNVLKDANGEIIKALTEANSLLKEEAYVHKYPYDWRTKKPTIFRATEQWFASVDGFREEAMKAISEVEWIPKQGENRITAMVSERSDWCISRQRSWGVPIPVFYDEETHEPLLNEETIAHVQAIIAKSGSDAWWELSVEELLPESYRNNGKTYYKGTDTMDVWFDSGSSWAAVAQQRPELGYPVDMYLEGSDQHRGWFQSSLLTSVATNGHAPYKTVLTHGFVLDEQGRKMSKSLGNVVDPMAIIEGGSNQKTDPAYGADVLRLWVSSVDYSSDVLIGQNIIKQLGDVYRKIRNTARFLLGNLDDFDPAKDAVPYEELPDLDKYMLHRITEVFGEVTEAFESYQFFRFFQTVQNFCAIDLSNFYLDIAKDRLYISAVNAQRRRSCQTVLAIALETLAKAIAPVLCHMAEDIWQNLPYPTPHASVFAAGWVKLDPQWHQPELAKTWKQFRQVRGEVNKVLEQARTEKTIGSSLEAKVLLYVSDEPLRDALNALVAPEATVETAKPSAPAPTPAEPASDPSAEVPVPEPVEEVLQTSAQYLDRALRYISELPEILGEGYNRYQKPLLNVLWILLAIAALNFGLSVAESVLKLPLVGFFFEIVGIGVFGWGVARYGLQASTRQELWQNAIAVKTQYFGDDTAKPAPRTTQPQDAVQPTSGETAVQPQSAVTTPSLTPPAILTNGVDELRYLFLASQVELVDTPTAIEGLQHQLKSEGLAVGVTKADGQKCDRCWNYSPYVGQSSEHPEICERCITALAGEF; encoded by the coding sequence ATGGTTGAGCAACCCTGTATAAGCCATCGGTATTGGACTGTGACAGCCGCAAATAACTACAAAGATACTGTTAATCTGCCCAAGACTAAGTTTGATATGCGGGCTAACGCAGCCAAGCGCGAACCCGAACTCCAAAAGTTTTGGGCCAACCATCAAATTTACGAAACCTTGTCGCAGAACAACCCTGGCGAAGCCTTTATTTTGCATGATGGGCCGCCCTATGCCAATGGGTCGCTGCACATGGGTCACGCCCTGAATAAGATCCTCAAGGATATCGTCAACAAATATCAGCTTCTGCAAGGGCGTAAGGGTCGTTACGTGCCGGGATGGGACTGTCATGGGTTGCCTATTGAATTGAAAGTCTTGCAGAATATGCCTGCCAAAGAACGGGAAGGCCTCACCCCGTTGAAACTGCGACAAAAGGCGCGAGACTTTGCGCTGAAAACCGTTGAGGAACAGCGAGAAGGTTTTAAACGATTTGGCGTTTGGGGAGATTGGGATAACCCCTATCTGACCTTAAGACCAGAATACGAAGCGGCTCAGATTGCAGTCTTTGGGCAGATGGTTCTCAAGGGCTATATCTATCGCGGCTTAAAGTCCGTTCACTGGAGTCCAAGTTCTAAGACAGCGCTGGCTGAAGCCGAGTTGGAGTATCCGGAAGGTCATACTTCACAGAGTATCTACGCGGCTTTTAAGATGAAAAAGCTCTCAAAAGCTGCCGCCGCGTTAAAGCCTTATTTAGAGACGCTGTGGGTGGCGATCTGGACGACGACGCCTTGGACGATTCCGGCAAATTTGGCGGTTGCAGTCAATCCAGAATTAGAATATGCCGTAGTGGAAGCTGACCCAGACTACGAACCGGCTAACGCTAAGTATTTGTTAGTGGCCGCAGAGGCGATTGAACGGCTATCGGCAACCTTGGGAACGCCGCTAACGGTGAAAGCCAAGATTAAAGGTAAAGATTTAGAACATTCTACCTACAAGCATCCCCTGTTTGACCGGGAAAGTCCGATTGTGATTGGTGGCGATTATGTCACCACGGAATCGGGTACGGGTTTAGTCCATACTGCACCCGGTCACGGTCAAGAAGATTTTATCGTGGGTCAGCGCTACGGTTTGCCGGTTTTGTCTCCGGTGGATGAGAATGGCGATTTTACAGCCGAAGCTGGGCCGTTTGCGGGGTTGAATGTCCTTAAAGATGCTAACGGCGAAATTATCAAGGCGCTGACGGAAGCCAATTCTTTGCTGAAGGAAGAGGCTTACGTCCATAAGTATCCCTACGACTGGCGGACGAAGAAACCGACCATTTTCCGGGCAACAGAGCAATGGTTTGCTAGCGTGGATGGCTTCCGGGAAGAGGCGATGAAGGCAATTTCGGAAGTGGAATGGATTCCGAAGCAAGGGGAAAACCGGATTACGGCGATGGTGTCGGAACGCTCGGATTGGTGTATTTCGCGCCAGCGGAGTTGGGGGGTACCGATTCCGGTATTTTACGATGAGGAAACTCACGAACCGCTGTTGAATGAGGAAACGATCGCGCATGTCCAAGCCATTATCGCGAAAAGTGGTTCGGATGCGTGGTGGGAGTTGTCGGTTGAGGAATTGTTACCAGAGTCCTATCGCAATAATGGGAAGACCTATTATAAGGGCACCGATACGATGGATGTCTGGTTTGATTCGGGTTCTTCTTGGGCGGCGGTGGCGCAACAGCGTCCGGAATTAGGCTACCCGGTGGATATGTACCTGGAAGGGTCGGATCAACATCGAGGTTGGTTCCAGTCGAGTTTGCTGACTAGCGTGGCGACAAATGGTCATGCACCTTATAAGACGGTTTTAACTCATGGCTTTGTGTTAGACGAACAAGGCCGGAAGATGAGTAAGTCTTTGGGGAATGTGGTCGATCCGATGGCGATTATTGAAGGCGGATCGAATCAGAAGACGGACCCGGCTTATGGTGCGGATGTGCTGCGTTTGTGGGTGTCGTCGGTAGACTATTCCTCAGATGTGCTGATTGGACAAAATATCATCAAGCAGTTGGGGGATGTTTACCGCAAGATTCGGAATACGGCGCGGTTCTTGTTGGGGAATTTGGATGATTTTGACCCCGCTAAGGATGCGGTTCCCTATGAGGAGCTGCCGGATCTCGATAAGTATATGCTGCACCGGATAACGGAAGTGTTTGGGGAGGTGACGGAGGCGTTTGAGTCTTATCAGTTCTTCCGCTTTTTCCAAACGGTGCAGAATTTCTGCGCGATCGATTTATCCAATTTCTATCTCGATATTGCCAAGGATCGGCTGTATATCAGCGCGGTGAATGCTCAAAGACGGCGCAGTTGTCAGACGGTTTTAGCGATCGCACTCGAAACTCTAGCAAAGGCGATCGCGCCCGTCCTCTGTCACATGGCAGAAGATATCTGGCAAAATCTCCCCTATCCTACCCCCCACGCCTCGGTCTTTGCCGCAGGTTGGGTAAAACTCGATCCGCAATGGCATCAGCCAGAATTGGCGAAAACCTGGAAGCAATTCCGCCAAGTACGCGGCGAAGTTAATAAGGTTCTCGAACAAGCCAGAACCGAGAAAACCATTGGCTCTTCCCTAGAGGCGAAGGTTCTCCTCTATGTCTCTGATGAACCGCTCAGAGACGCCTTAAACGCGCTGGTTGCCCCGGAAGCGACGGTGGAGACTGCAAAACCCTCTGCGCCAGCACCAACGCCCGCAGAGCCAGCTAGCGACCCCTCAGCCGAAGTTCCGGTGCCCGAACCTGTGGAAGAGGTGTTACAAACCTCGGCGCAATATCTGGATCGGGCTTTGCGCTATATCTCTGAACTCCCGGAAATCTTGGGGGAAGGGTATAACCGCTATCAGAAACCCTTGCTTAATGTTCTGTGGATTTTATTGGCGATCGCGGCGTTAAACTTTGGTTTATCGGTGGCAGAATCGGTACTGAAATTACCCCTGGTGGGCTTCTTCTTCGAGATTGTTGGAATTGGCGTTTTCGGTTGGGGGGTTGCCCGTTATGGCTTGCAAGCCTCTACCCGTCAAGAGCTTTGGCAGAATGCGATCGCCGTTAAAACCCAGTATTTTGGAGACGATACGGCTAAACCTGCACCTCGCACCACCCAACCTCAAGATGCAGTTCAACCCACTTCTGGGGAAACAGCCGTTCAACCTCAATCTGCTGTAACAACGCCCTCCCTCACCCCTCCGGCTATCCTGACGAATGGGGTGGATGAGTTGCGCTATCTGTTCCTGGCTTCGCAGGTGGAATTAGTAGATACCCCAACGGCAATTGAAGGGTTACAGCATCAGCTAAAATCTGAGGGGCTAGCAGTGGGTGTAACCAAGGCAGATGGACAAAAGTGCGATCGCTGCTGGAACTATTCTCCCTACGTGGGACAATCTTCAGAACATCCCGAAATCTGCGAGCGTTGCATTACTGCACTAGCAGGGGAGTTTTAA
- a CDS encoding Ycf66 family protein yields MLAYILAFAVGLGSLVLYTAALFFPEVYRKGDFIWSGVGLFYALVLWVCAGQIRGGLLLGQTASVALLGWLGWQTLMMRRALTPSVQQTPVSEDLPVKLIDSLKQLPQRLTGKLKPTAPVKTTLEKPSTVEAVVTPEDTATVVTPQDTVTVVTPETLEDTATPEDIAAVATPETPIDAGEQSPDVAISTPADEAPENPEPPAVKPTEVKSPTAKKPQSKAFAQAGRLVSFVKTRLAKKPKAQPTSKPFPTTATPPAAETSIDDDFDFGDLEETSPVDTTSVDASEAPTVPEVVPPAEALTPPETVEVASVETHLPTAEQEVPSATSPETDLVEPAQTSDSLSSSPDSPDSEEVLQRPNSPDPDLVEAAQTPEDTGSEASQSTHSASESSPEEGKET; encoded by the coding sequence ATGCTTGCATACATCCTGGCATTTGCTGTCGGTTTGGGCAGTCTAGTCCTATACACCGCAGCCCTTTTTTTCCCAGAAGTTTATCGCAAAGGAGATTTTATCTGGAGTGGCGTAGGATTATTTTATGCTCTAGTTTTGTGGGTGTGTGCCGGTCAGATTCGAGGGGGTCTTCTCCTCGGTCAAACCGCCAGTGTTGCTCTCCTCGGCTGGCTAGGGTGGCAAACCTTAATGATGCGACGCGCCCTGACTCCTAGCGTTCAACAAACCCCCGTTTCTGAAGATTTACCCGTTAAACTTATCGATAGCTTGAAGCAGCTTCCCCAGCGGCTGACTGGGAAATTGAAGCCAACTGCTCCTGTTAAAACAACCTTAGAAAAGCCCTCGACGGTAGAAGCGGTTGTTACTCCAGAAGATACCGCAACTGTCGTAACGCCACAGGATACTGTAACTGTCGTAACGCCGGAAACACTAGAAGATACCGCAACGCCAGAAGACATCGCCGCTGTAGCCACCCCAGAAACGCCTATAGATGCTGGCGAACAATCTCCAGACGTGGCGATCTCCACCCCCGCAGACGAAGCGCCTGAGAACCCTGAGCCACCCGCAGTAAAACCCACAGAAGTTAAATCTCCAACCGCCAAAAAACCCCAATCCAAAGCTTTTGCTCAAGCTGGCCGCTTAGTCAGCTTTGTGAAAACGCGCTTGGCTAAAAAGCCGAAAGCTCAACCCACCTCTAAACCTTTTCCGACAACAGCCACTCCTCCGGCGGCTGAAACGAGCATAGATGACGATTTTGATTTTGGAGATTTAGAAGAGACTTCCCCGGTAGACACTACATCCGTCGATGCTAGCGAAGCGCCTACGGTTCCCGAAGTCGTTCCTCCAGCGGAAGCCTTGACCCCACCGGAAACCGTAGAAGTTGCCTCTGTAGAAACCCACTTACCCACCGCCGAACAAGAGGTGCCATCAGCCACTTCCCCAGAGACTGACTTGGTTGAACCCGCTCAAACTTCAGATAGCCTTTCATCCTCCCCAGACTCGCCAGATTCTGAAGAAGTTTTACAACGACCCAATTCTCCAGATCCAGATTTAGTTGAGGCGGCTCAAACACCTGAAGATACTGGCTCTGAGGCTTCACAGTCTACTCATTCTGCTTCAGAATCTTCCCCAGAGGAAGGCAAAGAAACTTGA
- the gnd gene encoding decarboxylating NADP(+)-dependent phosphogluconate dehydrogenase, with protein sequence MTQQKQSFGVIGLAVMGENLALNVERNGFPISVYNRTSTKTKEFMAERAQGKNVKDTYSIEEFVESLERPRKILVMVKAGKPVDAVIEQLKPLLDEGDMIIDGGNSLYEDTERRTKELESTKLGFVGMGVSGGEEGALNGPSLMPGGTEQAYGELAPILTKIAAQVDDGPCVTFIGPGGAGHYVKMVHNGIEYGDMQLIAEAYDLLKNGLGLDHNQLHDVFAEWNETEELNSFLIEITRDIFKYIDPETGQPLVDVIMDSAGQKGTGRWTVVSALDLGVSIPTITAAVNARILSSYKDQRLTASKQLTGPTHKYQGDAKAFVNKVRDALYCSKICSYAQGMALLSKASEDFDYSLSLSEIARIWKGGCIIRAGFLDKIKTAYNDNPKLANLLLAPEFTQTILDRQEAWREVLATSNYLGIPVPAFSASLDYFDSYRRASLPQNLTQAQRDFFGAHTYERVDKPRGEFFHTEWTQVDKESLQTGTTD encoded by the coding sequence ATGACACAGCAAAAACAAAGCTTTGGGGTGATTGGTTTGGCCGTAATGGGGGAAAACCTAGCGCTGAATGTAGAGCGTAATGGGTTCCCGATTTCTGTTTACAACCGAACTTCCACGAAAACGAAGGAGTTCATGGCCGAGCGGGCCCAAGGAAAAAATGTCAAAGATACTTATTCTATTGAAGAGTTTGTTGAATCGCTAGAACGACCTCGCAAAATTTTAGTAATGGTAAAGGCTGGAAAGCCTGTAGACGCAGTTATTGAGCAACTTAAGCCCCTCTTAGATGAAGGGGATATGATTATCGACGGTGGGAATTCGCTCTATGAGGATACGGAACGCCGCACCAAGGAGTTAGAGTCTACGAAACTGGGTTTCGTGGGGATGGGAGTCAGCGGCGGTGAAGAAGGCGCTCTCAATGGCCCCAGTTTGATGCCGGGAGGTACCGAACAGGCTTATGGCGAACTGGCTCCAATTTTGACGAAGATTGCGGCCCAGGTGGATGATGGCCCTTGCGTCACCTTTATCGGGCCGGGGGGCGCGGGTCACTATGTCAAAATGGTGCATAACGGGATTGAGTATGGCGATATGCAGTTGATTGCAGAAGCCTACGATTTACTCAAAAATGGGTTGGGTTTAGACCACAATCAGTTACATGATGTGTTTGCTGAGTGGAATGAGACGGAAGAACTCAATTCGTTTTTAATTGAAATTACGCGAGATATCTTTAAGTACATCGATCCGGAAACGGGTCAGCCGCTGGTTGATGTCATTATGGACTCGGCGGGTCAAAAGGGAACGGGACGCTGGACGGTAGTCAGCGCGCTCGATTTGGGGGTCAGCATTCCGACCATTACGGCGGCGGTGAATGCTCGAATTCTTTCGTCTTATAAGGATCAGCGGCTCACGGCTTCTAAACAATTAACCGGCCCAACTCACAAGTATCAAGGCGATGCGAAGGCGTTTGTCAACAAGGTTCGCGATGCGCTCTACTGCTCGAAGATTTGTTCCTACGCTCAGGGGATGGCGCTGTTGAGTAAGGCGTCTGAGGATTTTGACTATTCTTTGAGCTTGAGCGAAATTGCCCGGATTTGGAAAGGAGGCTGTATTATTCGGGCGGGCTTCCTCGATAAGATTAAGACGGCTTATAATGACAATCCCAAGTTGGCGAATCTGCTGCTGGCTCCTGAGTTTACGCAGACGATTTTGGATCGACAGGAGGCTTGGCGAGAGGTTTTAGCTACGTCTAATTATTTGGGAATTCCGGTTCCGGCTTTTAGTGCTTCGCTGGATTATTTTGATAGCTATCGGCGAGCGAGTCTCCCGCAAAACCTAACGCAGGCGCAACGAGATTTCTTTGGCGCTCATACCTACGAACGGGTAGACAAGCCGAGGGGTGAGTTCTTCCATACGGAATGGACTCAGGTGGATAAGGAGTCATTGCAAACCGGAACGACGGATTAA
- a CDS encoding tetratricopeptide repeat protein, producing MSNDDLDLLLEDLKSPTERVRQEATQQLWQRWFHQKGIMGLELLQKAQILLESGEAAEAEAILTRAIATFPDFAEAWNRRAVLYYLLKNYRKAIADCQQVLRLNPVHFGALHGLGLCYAALGDYSAAIDAFRKALEIQPHAIENQRLLLECTAKLS from the coding sequence ATGAGTAATGACGATCTCGACTTATTGCTAGAAGATTTGAAAAGTCCGACTGAGCGGGTTCGCCAAGAAGCCACCCAGCAGTTGTGGCAGCGTTGGTTTCACCAAAAGGGAATTATGGGTTTGGAGTTGTTGCAAAAAGCCCAAATTCTCTTAGAATCGGGTGAAGCAGCAGAAGCTGAAGCCATCTTAACGAGAGCGATCGCAACGTTTCCAGATTTTGCCGAGGCGTGGAATCGGCGGGCAGTGCTGTATTATTTGCTCAAGAACTACCGAAAGGCGATCGCCGATTGTCAGCAAGTTTTACGCTTAAATCCGGTACACTTTGGGGCGCTGCATGGTTTAGGCTTGTGTTATGCCGCGCTCGGAGATTACAGCGCTGCGATTGATGCTTTTCGCAAGGCGCTAGAAATTCAACCCCATGCGATTGAAAATCAGCGCCTGCTCTTGGAGTGTACGGCAAAGTTGAGTTAG
- a CDS encoding FkbM family methyltransferase: MSSSTPEPYQLIPPEIKNDEFYLAIQKLAREANIKTVLEIGSSSGGGSTEAFVKGLRENPNQPTLFCMEVAKLRFAELQNNYKQDTFVKCYNVSSVAIDQFPTEAEVIDFYNTQATNLTRYPLSQVLEWLHQDIEYVKNSGVSDAGIKQIKQENQIETFDLVLIDGSEFTGVAELQEVYGATFLLLDDITTYKNYHNYYQLLQDKNYTLIAENKLLRNGYAIFQKSDRESPFSFSEEQSEQLLVKRLIKPGMTVFDVGANLGDYTLLFSQLVGISGKVYAFEPTATIFQKLQHRLEQAKCQNSSAIQKAVYSENTTVEFHEFSEEYSVWNSIGIPKMLNPKTGSEYVPIVKSEQIPAITLDSFCQKEKIDKIDYLKLDVEGAESDALQGMLSLLRNRQIGFIQFEISQKMLEGLNHTAKETFDLLIENGYECHRIQPNGQVGEQVSNSNSFYENYIAFPELPIHFFTIVLNGEPFIRYHIEILQKLPFKWHWHIVEGVADLKHDTAWALRNGGQVSDDLHNQGRSNDGTSEYLDKLAAEYPQQVTVYRKPEGQFWDGKREMTNAPLANIAEECLLWQIDVDELWTSEQVITLRQMFVENLEKTAAYFWCWYFVGEKLIISTRHCYAENPAQDWLRVWRYKPGYFWAAHEPPVLVESQADGQLVNIAALNPFLHDETEKQGLVFQHFAYVTPQQLQFKEKYYGYANAVGYWESLQSQQQFPVMLRDYFPWVRDETRVDTIDSLGIVPIARRSSSQDNWQFVEITNKSIELQTSERLFPSIIVDGVFFQMYNTGIARVWRSLLEEWTKTGFARHVVVLDRANSAPKIPGVWYRTVAAYDYNAVEADRAMVQQVCDEEGASLFISTYYSTPLTTPSAFLAYDMIPEVMEWDLSSPMWREKHRAIQQASTFLSISQNTAKDLAAIFPEIEEQNVKVALCGVPNNFTPANPSEINAFRSKYGINKPYFMIVGLSGGYKNTTLFLQAFSQLPTRLAFDLVFTGSGSKFPDEFRPFTAGCTVHLLQLPDDELKAAYSGAIALVYPSKYEGFGLPIVEALACGCPVITCPNASIPEVAGNAAIYVNDSDVNGLANALCDVQKPETRNALILAGLQQAKQFSWQRMAEVVSHTLLEATLAHLYLRQTNLILFPDWQQPEEVLGAMLVEAIATIATHPHSRAIALLIDTTNITPEEADLFLSSVAMHLMMEQELDISETLGIQLIGELSEMQWQVLRDRLWGRLQLDYESQAAITCRNLEELPAYSLETLSQTQFSVS, translated from the coding sequence ATGTCCTCTTCTACACCAGAACCTTATCAACTCATTCCCCCAGAAATTAAAAATGATGAATTTTATTTGGCTATTCAGAAGTTAGCTCGTGAGGCTAACATTAAAACTGTGCTAGAAATCGGTTCTTCGTCAGGAGGGGGAAGCACTGAAGCATTTGTCAAAGGACTCCGCGAAAATCCGAATCAGCCGACTTTGTTTTGTATGGAGGTTGCCAAGCTAAGATTTGCTGAATTACAAAATAATTATAAGCAGGATACGTTTGTCAAATGCTATAACGTTTCCTCAGTAGCAATAGATCAATTTCCAACAGAAGCTGAAGTTATTGATTTTTATAATACTCAAGCTACTAATCTTACTCGATACCCACTTTCTCAAGTTTTAGAATGGTTGCATCAAGATATTGAATATGTCAAAAATTCTGGCGTATCTGATGCGGGCATTAAGCAAATTAAACAGGAAAATCAAATCGAAACCTTCGATCTTGTTCTAATTGATGGTTCGGAGTTTACTGGAGTTGCCGAACTACAAGAAGTTTATGGAGCAACTTTTTTATTACTAGATGACATTACAACTTATAAAAATTATCACAATTACTATCAACTGCTTCAAGACAAAAACTATACATTAATTGCGGAAAATAAACTGTTACGAAATGGCTATGCAATTTTTCAAAAGAGCGATCGAGAGAGTCCCTTTAGTTTTTCAGAAGAACAGTCAGAACAATTATTGGTAAAAAGGTTAATAAAGCCTGGAATGACTGTTTTTGATGTTGGGGCAAATTTAGGTGATTATACACTTTTATTTAGTCAATTAGTGGGGATATCAGGTAAAGTTTATGCTTTTGAACCCACTGCAACAATTTTTCAAAAATTGCAGCATCGACTTGAACAGGCAAAGTGTCAAAATTCAAGCGCGATCCAAAAAGCTGTTTATTCGGAAAATACCACTGTAGAATTCCATGAGTTTTCAGAAGAGTATTCCGTTTGGAATAGCATTGGTATTCCTAAAATGCTGAATCCTAAAACAGGTTCAGAATATGTCCCTATTGTTAAAAGCGAGCAAATTCCAGCGATTACTCTAGACTCTTTTTGTCAAAAAGAGAAAATTGATAAGATCGATTACCTAAAACTAGATGTTGAAGGTGCTGAAAGTGATGCTTTGCAAGGTATGTTGAGTTTATTAAGAAATCGTCAAATTGGATTTATTCAATTTGAAATTTCCCAGAAAATGCTAGAGGGATTAAATCATACTGCCAAAGAAACTTTTGACCTATTAATTGAAAATGGCTATGAATGTCACCGCATTCAACCGAACGGTCAAGTTGGCGAACAAGTGAGTAACTCTAACTCATTTTATGAAAACTATATTGCCTTCCCAGAATTGCCTATTCACTTTTTTACTATTGTATTAAATGGCGAACCGTTTATCCGCTATCATATCGAGATTTTGCAAAAGCTTCCCTTCAAATGGCATTGGCATATTGTCGAAGGTGTGGCGGATCTCAAACATGATACTGCGTGGGCGTTGAGAAATGGTGGGCAAGTCAGCGATGATTTACACAATCAGGGACGCAGTAATGATGGTACTAGCGAGTATTTAGATAAATTAGCGGCTGAGTATCCTCAACAAGTCACTGTTTACCGCAAACCCGAAGGGCAATTTTGGGATGGTAAGCGAGAAATGACGAATGCGCCTTTAGCAAATATTGCTGAAGAGTGTTTGTTATGGCAAATTGATGTTGATGAACTTTGGACAAGCGAACAAGTTATAACTCTGCGCCAGATGTTCGTTGAAAATTTAGAGAAAACGGCTGCTTATTTTTGGTGCTGGTATTTTGTGGGAGAAAAACTGATTATTAGCACTCGTCATTGCTATGCGGAAAATCCTGCACAAGATTGGTTAAGAGTATGGCGCTACAAGCCGGGTTACTTTTGGGCAGCGCATGAACCTCCTGTTTTAGTAGAATCGCAAGCAGACGGTCAATTAGTGAATATTGCTGCTCTTAATCCATTTTTGCATGACGAAACTGAAAAGCAAGGTTTGGTATTCCAACATTTTGCTTATGTCACGCCTCAACAGTTGCAATTTAAAGAGAAATACTATGGCTATGCCAATGCAGTTGGCTATTGGGAATCTCTTCAGTCTCAACAGCAATTCCCAGTCATGTTACGGGATTATTTTCCTTGGGTACGCGATGAAACGCGAGTTGATACAATAGATAGCTTGGGAATTGTGCCGATTGCTCGACGTTCTTCAAGTCAAGATAACTGGCAATTTGTAGAAATTACAAATAAATCGATTGAACTTCAGACTTCTGAGCGGTTATTTCCGAGCATTATTGTCGATGGCGTGTTTTTCCAAATGTACAATACAGGAATTGCACGGGTTTGGCGATCGCTGTTAGAAGAATGGACGAAAACAGGGTTTGCTCGACACGTCGTTGTTTTAGATCGTGCCAATAGCGCCCCTAAAATTCCGGGCGTCTGGTATCGCACTGTAGCCGCTTATGACTATAACGCCGTAGAAGCTGATAGAGCGATGGTCCAACAAGTTTGCGACGAAGAAGGCGCTTCACTGTTTATCTCAACCTACTACTCTACGCCCTTAACGACTCCTTCAGCATTTTTAGCCTATGATATGATTCCCGAAGTGATGGAATGGGATTTGAGTTCCCCGATGTGGCGGGAAAAACATCGTGCCATCCAACAAGCTTCCACTTTTTTATCAATTTCTCAAAATACTGCAAAAGATTTGGCAGCAATCTTTCCAGAAATTGAGGAACAAAACGTTAAAGTTGCCTTATGTGGGGTGCCTAACAACTTTACCCCCGCAAATCCTTCAGAAATTAATGCGTTTAGAAGTAAGTATGGCATCAACAAGCCCTATTTTATGATTGTGGGTTTGAGTGGAGGCTATAAGAACACAACTTTGTTTTTACAAGCTTTTAGCCAGTTACCCACTCGGTTAGCTTTCGATCTCGTCTTTACAGGGAGTGGAAGTAAATTTCCTGATGAGTTTCGACCATTTACCGCAGGTTGTACGGTGCATTTATTGCAACTGCCTGATGATGAACTAAAAGCTGCTTATTCTGGAGCGATCGCGCTCGTATATCCTTCTAAGTATGAAGGCTTTGGTTTACCCATTGTTGAAGCTTTGGCTTGCGGTTGTCCAGTGATTACTTGTCCAAATGCTTCAATTCCTGAAGTTGCTGGAAATGCAGCGATTTATGTGAATGATAGCGATGTTAACGGTTTAGCAAATGCCTTGTGCGATGTCCAGAAACCTGAAACGCGCAATGCCCTAATCTTAGCAGGCTTACAGCAGGCGAAGCAGTTCTCTTGGCAAAGGATGGCTGAAGTTGTAAGCCATACTTTACTAGAAGCGACTTTGGCACATTTATATCTGCGTCAGACTAACTTAATTCTATTTCCTGATTGGCAGCAACCCGAAGAGGTTTTAGGGGCTATGTTAGTAGAGGCGATCGCAACAATAGCAACTCATCCCCACAGCCGAGCGATCGCGTTACTGATTGATACCACCAATATTACACCAGAAGAAGCAGATTTATTTCTTTCGAGCGTCGCCATGCATCTCATGATGGAACAAGAGTTAGATATTAGTGAAACTCTAGGGATTCAACTGATTGGAGAATTAAGCGAAATGCAATGGCAAGTGTTGCGCGATCGCCTTTGGGGTCGCCTTCAGTTAGACTATGAAAGTCAAGCTGCAATTACCTGTAGAAATCTCGAAGAACTTCCCGCCTATTCTTTAGAAACCCTTAGTCAGACTCAGTTTTCTGTCAGCTAA
- a CDS encoding tetratricopeptide repeat protein: MQKVQANSEYQDQLDRRAKTQMLQRAIAAIGLLSFLGGAAFTAFDSVKQIAKSGLTPTEVAAPTVEDQLASQEKGFQSVLAREPQNAVALEGLARVRWQQNNFQGALEPVETLVQLYPNRPEFQSLLSQVQEKLAETQPSQ; this comes from the coding sequence ATGCAAAAGGTTCAAGCCAACTCAGAATATCAAGATCAGCTTGACAGACGTGCTAAAACGCAGATGTTGCAAAGAGCGATCGCCGCTATTGGGTTACTCTCATTTTTGGGAGGTGCTGCGTTTACTGCCTTTGACTCTGTGAAGCAGATCGCAAAATCGGGTTTAACCCCCACAGAAGTGGCAGCCCCTACCGTAGAAGATCAACTCGCCTCCCAAGAAAAAGGTTTCCAAAGTGTTTTAGCCAGAGAACCCCAAAATGCAGTTGCTTTAGAAGGCTTGGCACGGGTACGTTGGCAACAGAATAACTTTCAAGGTGCCTTAGAACCCGTAGAAACCCTAGTCCAGCTTTACCCAAATCGTCCCGAATTTCAATCGCTTTTAAGCCAAGTGCAAGAAAAACTTGCAGAGACTCAACCCTCGCAGTAA